In one window of Microbacterium sp. PM5 DNA:
- a CDS encoding demethylmenaquinone methyltransferase, which translates to MSEHRADLGKDPSRVSGMFDEVAAGYDRTNTVLSLGNDRLWRIATTRAIAPRPGQRILDLAAGTGASSVALARSGAEVVAGDFSPGMIAEGRRRHGHVPNVTFVEADAMALPFADGEFDVVTISFGLRNVNDPKKALTEMLRVTAPGGMLLVCEFSHPQNPAFASLYRFYNDRILPTVARSVSSNADAYDYLNESIKDWPDQVTLSSWIRDAGWTRVAHRDLTFGIVALHRAVKPLV; encoded by the coding sequence GTGAGTGAACACCGCGCCGACCTGGGCAAGGATCCGTCCCGCGTGAGCGGCATGTTCGACGAGGTCGCCGCCGGTTACGACCGCACGAACACCGTGTTGAGCCTCGGCAACGATCGGCTGTGGCGCATCGCCACGACGCGTGCCATCGCTCCGCGGCCCGGTCAGCGCATCCTCGACCTCGCCGCCGGAACAGGCGCGAGCTCGGTCGCCCTGGCGCGCAGTGGCGCAGAGGTGGTGGCCGGCGACTTCTCGCCGGGCATGATCGCCGAGGGCCGCCGTCGTCACGGACATGTGCCCAACGTCACCTTCGTCGAGGCCGATGCGATGGCGCTGCCGTTCGCCGACGGCGAGTTCGACGTGGTCACCATCTCGTTCGGCCTGCGCAACGTCAACGATCCGAAGAAGGCGCTCACCGAGATGCTGCGGGTCACCGCGCCCGGCGGCATGCTGCTGGTGTGCGAGTTCTCGCACCCGCAGAACCCCGCGTTCGCGAGCCTCTACCGGTTCTACAACGACCGGATCCTGCCGACGGTGGCGCGCAGCGTGAGCTCGAACGCCGACGCGTACGACTACCTCAACGAGTCGATCAAGGACTGGCCCGACCAGGTGACGCTCTCGTCGTGGATCCGCGACGCCGGCTGGACCCGCGTCGCCCACCGCGACCTCACCTTCGGCATCGTCGCGCTGCACCGCGCGGTCAAGCCGCTCGTCTGA
- a CDS encoding chorismate-binding protein, whose product MSSAPLLPPRLRIVSREIAAIDDLLEYADPADPLVWARRGSWLVGVGSALRMEVPAADAATLADRWRAVAAAATVDDHVGVSGSGLIAFGALPFDVQSAATAVLTVPRMTIGTREGRTWVSWVLPDDGAPEPDEPRAIGYGPHWSAAVGPGALTPEGYQDAVRAGLAAIAAGEVSKVVLARELAGTVPAGADLRRLARSLASSYPDTWVYAVHGLIGASPETLVTVSGGQVTARVLAGTVARGAGPDADREAALRLATSAKDLAEHQYAVRSLVDALSPHASALAAAEQPFTLALPNVWHLATDVEATTAPETSALDLLGVLHPTAAVAGTPTAAALAAIRRIEPFDRGRYAGPVGWVDANGDGEWAIALRGAQFDLAAADADGIPFRAHAGAGIVAGSDPEAEMLETRVKFRPIVDALA is encoded by the coding sequence GTGAGTTCCGCGCCGCTCCTGCCACCCCGCCTGCGCATCGTGAGCCGGGAGATCGCCGCGATCGACGACCTGCTCGAATACGCCGATCCGGCCGACCCCCTGGTGTGGGCGCGACGGGGATCGTGGCTCGTGGGCGTCGGCTCGGCGCTGCGCATGGAGGTGCCGGCGGCGGATGCCGCGACCCTCGCCGACCGCTGGCGCGCGGTTGCGGCGGCGGCGACGGTGGACGACCACGTCGGCGTTTCCGGCAGCGGCCTGATCGCCTTCGGCGCGTTGCCGTTCGACGTGCAGTCGGCCGCGACCGCAGTGCTGACGGTGCCGCGGATGACGATCGGCACGCGCGAGGGCCGCACCTGGGTGAGCTGGGTGCTGCCCGACGACGGCGCCCCCGAGCCCGACGAGCCCCGCGCGATCGGCTACGGCCCGCACTGGTCGGCCGCGGTGGGACCTGGCGCGCTGACTCCGGAGGGCTATCAGGATGCGGTCCGTGCGGGACTTGCCGCGATCGCCGCCGGAGAGGTCAGCAAAGTCGTGCTCGCTCGGGAGCTGGCCGGCACGGTTCCGGCCGGCGCCGACCTCCGGCGACTCGCGCGCTCGCTCGCCTCGTCGTACCCCGACACGTGGGTCTACGCCGTGCACGGGCTCATCGGCGCGAGCCCCGAGACGCTCGTCACCGTCTCGGGGGGCCAGGTGACCGCGCGGGTGCTCGCCGGCACGGTCGCTCGGGGCGCCGGCCCGGACGCCGATCGCGAGGCGGCGCTGCGCCTGGCGACGAGCGCCAAGGACCTCGCCGAGCACCAGTACGCCGTGCGCAGTCTCGTCGACGCCCTCTCGCCGCACGCGAGCGCGCTGGCGGCCGCGGAGCAGCCGTTCACTCTCGCGCTGCCGAACGTGTGGCACCTCGCGACCGATGTGGAGGCCACGACCGCCCCCGAGACCTCCGCCCTCGACCTGCTGGGGGTGCTGCACCCGACGGCGGCCGTCGCGGGAACGCCGACGGCGGCCGCTCTGGCCGCGATCCGTCGCATCGAACCGTTCGACCGCGGCCGCTACGCCGGACCCGTCGGGTGGGTCGACGCGAACGGCGATGGCGAGTGGGCGATCGCGCTGCGCGGGGCTCAGTTCGATCTCGCGGCGGCGGATGCCGACGGCATCCCGTTCCGCGCGCACGCCGGCGCCGGGATCGTCGCCGGCAGCGACCCCGAGGCCGAGATGCTCGAGACCCGCGTGAAGTTCCGCCCGATCGTCGACGCCCTGGCGTAG
- a CDS encoding polyphosphate kinase 2 family protein: MTARSQKNWNADPADLLRVGPGFRLADLDPASTPGYDGDKDQGQSDLEAGADELDELQERLYAQSRVEEGAPAVLLVLQAMDSAGKGGIVRHVVGSVDPQGVALAAFKKPTPEELAHDFLWRIEKRVPAPGFIGVFDRSHYEDVLIGRVRALAPADEIERRYDAIVAFEKGLVDRGIRIVKVMLHISADEQKSRLGERLDRPDKHWKYNPGDIDERRLWDDYMTAYQTVFARTSTPEAPWFVVPANRKWYARLAVQALLLDALEDIDPHWPAADFDVAAEKKRLADS; this comes from the coding sequence ATGACCGCGAGAAGCCAGAAGAACTGGAACGCCGATCCCGCCGACCTCCTGCGCGTCGGCCCGGGGTTCCGACTCGCCGATCTCGATCCGGCATCCACTCCGGGCTACGACGGCGACAAAGACCAGGGGCAGAGCGACCTCGAGGCGGGTGCGGACGAGCTCGATGAGCTGCAGGAGCGCCTCTACGCGCAGAGCCGTGTCGAAGAGGGCGCTCCGGCGGTGCTGCTGGTGCTGCAGGCGATGGACTCCGCGGGCAAGGGCGGCATCGTCCGCCACGTGGTCGGATCGGTCGATCCGCAGGGCGTCGCGCTCGCCGCGTTCAAGAAGCCGACGCCCGAGGAGCTCGCGCACGACTTCCTGTGGCGCATCGAGAAGCGTGTGCCCGCACCCGGCTTCATCGGGGTGTTCGACCGGTCGCACTACGAGGACGTCCTCATCGGCCGGGTGCGGGCGCTCGCGCCTGCCGACGAGATCGAGCGCCGCTACGACGCCATCGTCGCCTTCGAGAAGGGGCTCGTCGATCGCGGCATCCGCATCGTCAAAGTGATGCTGCACATCTCCGCCGACGAGCAGAAGAGCCGGCTGGGGGAGCGGCTGGACCGACCCGACAAGCACTGGAAGTACAACCCCGGCGACATCGATGAGCGCCGCCTGTGGGACGACTACATGACGGCCTACCAGACGGTGTTCGCGCGCACCTCGACTCCCGAGGCGCCGTGGTTCGTCGTGCCCGCCAACCGCAAGTGGTACGCACGTCTGGCCGTCCAGGCGCTCCTGCTGGATGCGCTCGAAGACATCGATCCGCACTGGCCCGCCGCCGACTTCGACGTCGCGGCCGAGAAGAAGCGCCTCGCCGACAGCTGA
- the menD gene encoding 2-succinyl-5-enolpyruvyl-6-hydroxy-3-cyclohexene-1-carboxylic-acid synthase — translation MDDSALAGRAPATDAAAALLGRLAELGVAHIVVSPGSRSQALALVAAELESRGDVRVHVRIDERVAGFTALGIGRESGMPAAVVCTSGTAVANLLPAALEAHHAGVPLLLLTADRPPELRGVGANQTTRQPGMFAPNMRLEEDLPVPDALDADGTGEQSMMLRRVAEDAVAAALGTGTRQAGPVHLNLPLREPLAGVLPSWLGTTELDLPAPALGPDVAGDELSATEPSGALYQGGGGIGEANHPADPEVDPHVLVRGPRTVVIAGADAGPAAEALAHAGGWPLIAEIVSGARFGRNLVHGYRGLLRDAELGGRIERAVVFGHPTLTREVTALLSRDDVEVLAVRGPGEPLNLNGTSVSVDAVVAAVGEMDREWFGAWMRASRAASVDLAPPAPDAAALSSAVPAERLGAIASELAVARAPIDRVGLVDAVWRATWPHDRLFFASSRLVRVADGVLGGKKVPVHANRGLAGIDGTIATGMGIAIASQTGADVGVTRVLTGDLAFLYDVGALLLPVGETAPRLQVVVGNDGGGTIFDGLEVAEIAGPHAMQRVLYTPQDVDLAPLAAAYGWEYVRVATRAELDQALTARVLGRQIIEVALAR, via the coding sequence ATGGATGACAGCGCTCTCGCCGGTCGTGCACCGGCGACGGATGCCGCGGCCGCCCTGCTCGGACGCCTGGCGGAACTCGGGGTCGCCCACATCGTCGTCAGCCCCGGCTCGCGCTCTCAGGCGCTTGCCCTGGTCGCCGCCGAGCTGGAGAGTCGCGGCGACGTACGCGTGCACGTGCGCATCGACGAACGCGTCGCCGGTTTCACCGCGCTCGGCATCGGCCGCGAGTCCGGCATGCCCGCCGCCGTCGTGTGCACCTCCGGCACCGCGGTCGCGAATCTGCTGCCCGCGGCTCTCGAAGCGCATCACGCCGGCGTGCCCCTGCTGCTGCTCACGGCCGACCGTCCTCCCGAGCTGCGCGGCGTCGGCGCCAACCAGACGACGCGCCAGCCCGGAATGTTCGCGCCGAACATGCGTCTGGAAGAAGACCTGCCCGTGCCCGACGCGCTCGATGCGGACGGCACCGGCGAGCAGTCGATGATGCTCCGCCGGGTCGCGGAGGACGCGGTCGCGGCCGCCCTCGGCACGGGCACGAGGCAGGCCGGACCGGTGCACCTCAACCTGCCGCTGCGTGAGCCCCTGGCTGGTGTGCTGCCGTCGTGGCTGGGCACGACCGAGCTCGACCTTCCCGCGCCCGCGCTCGGCCCCGACGTCGCCGGCGACGAGCTGAGCGCGACCGAGCCGTCGGGAGCGCTCTACCAGGGCGGCGGCGGCATCGGCGAGGCGAACCATCCCGCCGACCCGGAGGTCGATCCGCACGTGCTGGTGCGTGGCCCCCGCACCGTGGTGATCGCCGGGGCCGATGCCGGCCCCGCTGCCGAGGCGCTCGCGCACGCGGGCGGCTGGCCGCTGATCGCCGAGATCGTCAGCGGCGCCCGCTTCGGCCGCAACCTCGTCCACGGCTACCGCGGACTGCTGCGCGATGCGGAGCTGGGCGGCCGCATCGAGCGCGCCGTCGTCTTCGGTCATCCGACGCTCACCCGCGAGGTCACCGCGCTGCTGTCGCGTGACGACGTCGAGGTGCTCGCCGTGCGCGGGCCGGGAGAGCCGCTCAACCTCAACGGCACCTCGGTGTCCGTCGACGCCGTCGTGGCCGCCGTGGGCGAGATGGACCGTGAGTGGTTCGGCGCCTGGATGCGGGCGTCCCGCGCGGCATCCGTCGATCTCGCGCCGCCGGCGCCGGATGCCGCCGCGCTGTCGTCTGCGGTACCCGCCGAACGCCTCGGCGCCATCGCGTCAGAGCTCGCCGTCGCGCGCGCCCCGATCGACCGGGTGGGACTCGTCGATGCCGTGTGGCGGGCGACCTGGCCCCACGACCGGCTGTTCTTCGCCTCGTCGCGCCTCGTGCGTGTCGCGGACGGCGTGCTCGGCGGCAAGAAGGTGCCGGTCCACGCCAACCGCGGACTCGCCGGCATCGACGGCACCATCGCGACGGGCATGGGCATCGCGATCGCGAGCCAGACCGGCGCCGACGTCGGCGTGACCCGTGTGCTGACCGGCGATCTCGCCTTCCTCTACGACGTGGGGGCGCTTCTGCTGCCGGTCGGTGAGACGGCGCCGCGGCTGCAGGTCGTCGTCGGCAACGACGGCGGGGGAACGATCTTCGACGGGCTCGAGGTCGCCGAGATCGCCGGCCCCCACGCCATGCAGCGGGTGCTCTACACGCCGCAGGACGTGGATCTGGCCCCGCTGGCCGCCGCGTACGGCTGGGAGTACGTCCGCGTCGCCACGCGCGCCGAGCTCGACCAGGCGCTCACCGCCCGCGTCCTCGGGCGGCAGATCATCGAGGTCGCCCTCGCGCGCTGA
- a CDS encoding PLD nuclease N-terminal domain-containing protein: MVRILLPLALLLIAFWVYSIVDCALQPPTRHRGVSKPLWIVIVVLLPVIGGVMWFVVGRGRTRPQNAFRAPDDNPDFLGGLRSVSIADQDERIRRLEEELAALDAEGPDPDRGPQSHPPVSGDDDPDEHRRGSVA, encoded by the coding sequence GTGGTGCGCATCCTGCTGCCTCTGGCGCTGTTGCTGATCGCCTTCTGGGTGTACAGCATCGTCGACTGCGCCCTGCAGCCGCCCACTCGTCACCGCGGTGTCAGCAAGCCGCTGTGGATCGTCATCGTCGTGCTGCTTCCGGTCATCGGCGGTGTGATGTGGTTCGTGGTCGGTCGCGGCCGAACGCGGCCTCAGAACGCTTTCCGCGCACCCGACGACAACCCCGACTTCCTCGGGGGCCTGCGCAGCGTCTCGATCGCCGATCAGGACGAGCGCATCCGTCGCCTCGAAGAGGAGCTCGCCGCCCTCGATGCCGAGGGGCCCGATCCCGACCGCGGCCCGCAGTCGCATCCGCCGGTGAGCGGCGACGACGATCCGGACGAGCACCGTCGCGGCAGCGTCGCCTGA
- a CDS encoding DUF4229 domain-containing protein gives MHVRSALVYTVLRLLVFVVPFAIMMLFQIMREYYWLSAIFAALIGLSLSVLFLRRPLDDLTAGLAARRRARRDTDEDAEDAAADQVASTPSE, from the coding sequence ATGCATGTCCGTTCGGCCCTCGTCTACACCGTCCTTCGTCTGCTGGTGTTCGTGGTGCCGTTCGCGATCATGATGCTCTTCCAGATCATGCGCGAGTACTACTGGCTGTCGGCGATCTTCGCCGCGCTCATCGGGCTCAGCCTCTCGGTGCTCTTCCTGCGCCGCCCGCTCGACGATCTGACCGCCGGTCTCGCCGCGCGCCGGCGTGCCCGTCGCGACACCGACGAAGACGCCGAGGATGCCGCGGCCGACCAGGTCGCCTCGACGCCGTCGGAGTGA
- a CDS encoding 1,4-dihydroxy-2-naphthoate polyprenyltransferase — protein MAGSTRKKKSRAAHHAKQKPRGNPQRARVSGDPAYVTRATARDWIGAARLRTLPLAVAPVVIGTGAARLDGTSLRWVLALCCLVVAVAIQIGVNYANDYSDGIRGTDDHRVGPARLTASRRAKPRTVLTVALVFFAIAAAAGLAIIVRTGYWWMALIGAACLVAAWFYTGGKRPYGYAGLGELFVFVFFGLVATVGTTFVQIGTVPQESWFGGVIAGLLACAVLLANNLRDIDQDRLAGKRTLTVRIGRRATQVLFTALVVIAFALVAFLAVFYPLAWLAMLALIPAACAVLVVWTYRAPRELVVALGLTSLTSLALSLLLYWAFTG, from the coding sequence GTGGCAGGCAGCACCCGGAAGAAGAAGTCGCGCGCGGCGCATCACGCGAAGCAGAAGCCGCGCGGCAATCCGCAGCGCGCGCGTGTGTCGGGCGATCCCGCGTACGTGACACGGGCCACCGCGCGCGACTGGATCGGCGCCGCGCGCCTGCGGACTCTCCCGCTCGCCGTCGCGCCCGTGGTCATCGGCACGGGGGCGGCTCGTCTCGACGGGACGTCGCTGCGCTGGGTGCTGGCCCTGTGCTGCCTGGTCGTGGCGGTGGCGATTCAGATCGGCGTCAACTACGCGAACGACTACAGCGACGGCATCCGCGGCACGGACGACCATCGGGTCGGTCCCGCCCGCCTCACCGCCTCGCGCCGGGCGAAGCCGCGCACCGTGCTCACGGTCGCCCTCGTCTTCTTCGCGATCGCCGCGGCAGCGGGCTTGGCCATCATCGTCCGCACCGGCTACTGGTGGATGGCGCTCATCGGCGCCGCCTGCCTCGTCGCGGCGTGGTTCTACACCGGCGGCAAGCGTCCCTACGGCTACGCGGGACTGGGCGAGCTGTTCGTCTTCGTGTTCTTCGGTCTCGTCGCCACGGTGGGCACCACGTTCGTGCAGATCGGCACGGTGCCGCAGGAGAGCTGGTTCGGCGGCGTCATCGCCGGCCTGCTGGCCTGCGCCGTGCTGTTGGCGAACAACCTCCGCGACATCGATCAGGACCGCCTCGCCGGCAAGCGCACCCTCACCGTGCGCATCGGTCGGCGCGCCACGCAGGTGCTGTTCACCGCGCTCGTCGTCATCGCCTTCGCCCTCGTCGCCTTCCTCGCGGTGTTCTACCCGCTGGCATGGCTGGCGATGCTCGCGCTCATCCCCGCGGCGTGCGCCGTGCTGGTCGTCTGGACGTACCGCGCACCGCGCGAGCTGGTCGTCGCGCTGGGGCTGACCTCGCTGACCTCGCTGGCCCTGTCGCTGCTGCTCTACTGGGCTTTCACCGGCTGA
- a CDS encoding AMP-binding protein: protein MRLERVDASDARAVLRGLRSAVLGAGPAIALGGGDELPRDVPAGTAVVVTTSGSSGYPKAVALSRAALTSSAMATAARLGSGSWLLALAPGYIAGVQVLVRALVAGNEPAVLAGPFRAASFVAAASSMASSRGGERVPTYTSLVPAQLQTLLDDPAGCRALAGFAAVLVGGQALPPALAARADEAGIRVVRTYGSSETAGGCVYDGIPLDGVGVRIVDGEVHVSGPTLADGYLGEPERTAAAFVRDDAGVRWYRTGDAGRFDGGLTVTGRRDNVIVSGGINISLDRVERIVRTVPGFVDAVVVPVADERWGEASIVVAAGMTSDAADAEADPDLPTLRGLVGDELGAPARPRAVLRVPRLPMLASGKPDRPALAALARAWAERIAPER, encoded by the coding sequence GTGCGACTGGAGAGGGTCGACGCATCGGACGCCCGCGCGGTGCTGCGGGGTCTGCGTTCGGCGGTGCTCGGGGCGGGGCCGGCGATCGCGCTCGGCGGGGGAGACGAGCTGCCCCGGGACGTGCCGGCCGGAACAGCGGTGGTCGTCACGACATCCGGCTCCAGCGGCTACCCGAAGGCCGTCGCACTCAGTCGGGCAGCCCTGACGTCATCGGCCATGGCGACGGCCGCTCGTCTCGGCAGCGGCTCATGGCTGCTCGCTCTGGCTCCGGGCTACATCGCGGGTGTGCAGGTGCTGGTGCGCGCGCTGGTCGCCGGCAACGAGCCCGCCGTCCTGGCGGGTCCGTTCCGCGCCGCCTCGTTCGTCGCCGCGGCATCGTCGATGGCGTCCAGTCGCGGGGGCGAGCGGGTGCCGACCTACACGTCCCTCGTTCCTGCTCAGTTGCAGACGCTTCTCGACGACCCTGCCGGATGCCGCGCCCTCGCCGGCTTCGCCGCGGTCCTCGTGGGCGGCCAGGCGCTGCCGCCGGCGCTCGCCGCGCGCGCGGACGAGGCCGGCATCCGTGTCGTGCGCACGTACGGATCGAGTGAGACGGCCGGCGGCTGCGTGTACGACGGCATCCCGCTCGACGGCGTGGGCGTGCGCATCGTCGACGGGGAGGTGCACGTGTCGGGACCGACACTCGCGGACGGCTACCTCGGCGAGCCGGAGCGCACCGCCGCCGCGTTCGTGCGCGACGACGCGGGTGTGCGCTGGTACCGCACCGGCGACGCCGGGCGGTTCGACGGTGGGTTGACCGTCACGGGTCGCCGTGACAACGTCATCGTCTCGGGCGGGATCAATATCTCGCTCGATCGCGTCGAGCGCATCGTCCGCACCGTCCCCGGATTCGTCGATGCGGTCGTCGTGCCGGTCGCCGACGAGCGCTGGGGTGAGGCGTCGATCGTCGTGGCTGCGGGGATGACGTCGGATGCCGCGGATGCAGAGGCCGATCCCGACCTCCCGACCCTCCGCGGGCTCGTCGGTGATGAGCTCGGTGCGCCGGCTCGGCCCCGTGCCGTCCTGCGGGTGCCGCGACTGCCGATGCTCGCCAGTGGCAAGCCCGACCGGCCGGCCCTGGCGGCGCTCGCGCGCGCGTGGGCCGAGCGGATCGCTCCCGAGCGCTGA
- a CDS encoding 1,4-dihydroxy-2-naphthoyl-CoA synthase, whose translation MTESFVSELFDPAEWLPAPGADAYTDVTAHVSRDGRIARIAFDRPEVRNAFRPHTVDELYRALDIARQDPRIGVVLLTGNGPSPKDGGWAFCSGGDQRIRGRDGYTYAADDATAPDPARAGRLHILEVQRLIRFMPKVVIAVIPGWAAGGGHSLHIVCDLSIASADHGRFKQTDADVGSFDAGYGSAYMARQVGQKIAREVFFLAEEYSAARAYEMGAVNRVVAHAELEREAIAMARTILGKSPTAIRMLKFAFNAIDDGMVGQQVFAGEATRLAYGTDEAVEGRDAFLQKRDPDWSPYPYHY comes from the coding sequence GTGACCGAGTCCTTCGTCTCCGAGCTGTTCGATCCCGCGGAATGGCTGCCCGCCCCGGGTGCGGATGCCTACACCGATGTCACCGCGCACGTCTCGCGCGACGGTCGCATCGCGCGCATCGCGTTCGACCGGCCCGAGGTGCGAAACGCTTTCCGTCCGCACACGGTCGACGAGCTCTACCGCGCTCTCGACATCGCCCGTCAGGACCCGCGCATCGGCGTCGTGCTGCTCACGGGCAACGGGCCGAGCCCGAAGGACGGCGGCTGGGCGTTCTGCTCGGGCGGTGACCAGCGCATTCGCGGACGCGACGGCTACACCTACGCCGCCGATGACGCGACGGCGCCCGATCCTGCCCGTGCGGGTCGTCTGCACATCCTCGAGGTGCAGCGCCTCATCCGCTTCATGCCGAAGGTCGTCATCGCGGTGATCCCCGGGTGGGCGGCAGGCGGAGGGCACTCGCTGCACATCGTGTGCGACCTGTCGATCGCGAGCGCCGATCACGGCCGTTTCAAGCAGACGGATGCCGATGTGGGATCCTTCGACGCGGGCTACGGCTCGGCGTACATGGCTCGCCAGGTCGGCCAGAAGATCGCCCGCGAGGTCTTCTTCCTCGCCGAGGAGTACTCGGCCGCCCGTGCCTATGAGATGGGCGCGGTCAATCGCGTCGTGGCGCACGCCGAGCTCGAGCGCGAAGCGATCGCGATGGCGCGGACGATCCTCGGCAAGTCGCCGACGGCGATCCGCATGCTGAAGTTCGCGTTCAACGCGATCGATGACGGAATGGTCGGTCAGCAGGTGTTCGCGGGCGAGGCGACCCGTCTCGCGTACGGCACCGACGAAGCCGTCGAAGGCCGCGACGCGTTCTTGCAGAAGCGCGACCCGGACTGGTCTCCGTACCCGTACCACTACTGA